The window AACGCCGAAACAATCGCGGCCCTGGCCGTTGACCTCCCGTACACCATCAATGGAATATTGGCTGAAGGCCCGGCCTTTGAAATTATTGAGTCCTCTTTTTGCCGCGCAAAGTGCGTAACGATGGCGACACCGGCGATAATAAAATTCAGCGTGGCGGCCGTCCATGTGGTCGTTGAAAGGCCGAACATGTATATTGAAATGAAGCCTGAAACAAGGACGCCAAAGAACGCCCCAATTGTGTTGATGGAATAAAATCGCGAGACCTCTTCGCCGGCATGCCCTTCCGAGACCGCGAATTCGGCGACCACTATCGGCAAAGTGGCTCCCATCATTGCGCTTGGAATCATCAATACGATGAAAATTATCGCGAACTTGAATGTCCAGTAAACAGATGAGGCGGCCCCGAAGTAATTCACATAAAGATCATGGAGAGGATGTCCGGCGAATGCAAGTATCGAAGGGAAACTTACCGCGTAAACGCCGATCAGCAGTTCCAGAAATCCGTAGATAAGCACCCGGCCAGAAACACGGTCCGCCACTTTCCCGGCCAGAAAGCTGCCAAGGGCAAGCCCGAGCATGAACGCGCTCAACGTCATGCTCGTGGCATAGACATCCGACCCAAGGGCGGTCATAATCCGCTTCTGCCAGACGACTTCATAGATCAGGGAAGTGAGCCCGGAGAGGAAGAACAGCGCCGAGATCACGATTCGTCTTGGAACCGTTTTAATTTCTTGAAAAATATCCTTATTCATGTTCAATTCGCGGATTTTAAACTCGGCAGGCTACTTCTTCCCGGCTGCAACCTGTTTGCCGGCGTCCCCGGCGGGCAAGAGGCCGTGTTCCGTTATGTATTCAAACAGGCCGTCCGCGATTATCCGGTGCGCCTTGCCGTTGGGATGGGCGTCATCGGGGCTTACCCAAAGCGACTCCGGCTTCTCCCCGGCGAACCTCGGCGAAAGGTCCACGACTTCTTTCACGCCGACGCCGCGCGAGGCCTTCTCCACTTTTCCATATATATCGGCGAATCCATATTTCGGGCCGACTGCGTGCAGTTCCGGCAAAAGCGCCACCACCAGCCTGAATCCGCCCTCCTCCTTGGACAAATTCGCAAGGCGGCCAATGGCCTCCTTCATCCCGCGCCATCCATCCGCGTCGTCACGGTACAGGTTGGCGTAATAATTGTCATATCTCTCGCCGGAAATATACATCCGCCTGAAAGTGTCCACCCTCCCCCAAAGGAGCATGGCCAGATACGAGTATTTGATTATGAAAGGCGATTTTTGCCGGGGGGTGGGCTCCGCGTCGTTGATGAAGTAATTGAGTATCACCATGTCCGGCTTGAAGGCCCGGCCGCGCCATTCGAAGAACGAGACCTGCTGGTCGGTATTATAGTTGCCGACGCCGGTGTTGATCACCTGCGGCGTCTGTGGAATGCCGTTCTTCTTGAAGTATTCCTTGAGCGACGTTTCAAGCCGTGTGGCGAAAAGGTCCTCCTCCTTGGCTCCCCAGCCCACTGTCAGCGAATCCCCGAGCAGCATCACGCGGTAGGCCCCGGCCGATTTTTCGAGAGGATAGTCACCGCCACGGAATCCGTGGGCGTTTGTCCGGAACTCCACCCCCATCAAGGTTTCCTTCTGGTTAGGCCTGTGCTCGTGCCCGACGTTGAAGTTTTCGGATGCCCTTTTCACCGTGGCGGCGTACTTGCTCATCTCCACCTGGTAGTCCATCTTGATGGTGTACATGACGCGGCACACCACTTCCATCAATCCCAGGCAAAGCCCGGCGCTTATCAATATCACCAAAGAGGCGGTAAAAGTCTTGTTCATCTATTTTCTGTTTGTCATCTCCAGCGCCAGCGAAGCCAGGCTTTCACCGATGCGCCTGTTGCCGATGTCGTTGTAATGGCCGTAGTCCACGAATATTTCCCCGCTTTCGTCCTCAAACAGCCTTGACAAATCCGCCATTTTCACAAGGGGCGAATCCTCCTCCTTGCCGATTTTGTCAAAAGCTGCCGACGCGCCGTCAAAGAATATATACAGCTTTGCTTTGAACGACTCTTTGGTTATCTTGATTTCCTTCCACTCTTTTTCGGCAAGCGCTGTGGCCTCGCGGGGCGACAGGGATTTCTTGAATATCAATGTCGGTTGAAGCACGTGCAAGAACCGCACTTTATTGTCCCTCAACAGCGATCTCGTCGCGGCGGAATAATAGAGATAATCGCTGATGTCGCATTCCGCCGTGGCCTCTGGCTCCGGCCCTGGGCCGGCCTTCGCCGATTCCTTGAATGCCTGCCGGGCCTTCAAGGCGGTGATGAAATAATAGCCGTCAAGGTTTCCGGGGGTGATCCCAAGCTTCATCTCCATGAACTCCATGAAGCTTATGTCCCCGCGCTGCATTTTCTGGATGTACCCGTCAAAATCGCCCACTCCAAGGACATGGTTGAGCTGCTCGCGGTAATAATTGCCGGAATGCGCGGAGCAGGTTATGGCGTCGGTCACGCCGTCGAGAAGCAGGATCATGTCCGGCCTGAATGACGGTATCAGCTCGTTCATGACGGCCATGGTCACCAGCGGGCTGGACAGCCCGCCTATGGCGGCGTTTATCACTTCGATATTTTTTGCTCCAGGAACTTTTCCGGCAAGCGCTCTTTCAAGTACCGCCGCCAGAGTGGCCTCGTTGGACGACGCCCCCTGCCCGGCCGCGGCCGAGCCGCCCAGCAGGATGATGCGGAACACGCCATAGGGCTTTGGATTCTCATAACTGTCCGCGCCGTCGTTCCTGTTGGAAAAAAATCCGTCCTTGTTTATCTTCAACCCCCCGGCGGAGCTGTTTGGCTGCAGGGCCATTATGCGAGTGGAGCTGAAATACCTGTTCACGCTCATCAACGGCTTGTCGTCTATCCCTTCGGAGGATGGCCTGATGAAATTGTGGGCAAAATGGGAGAGGTCCATGCCGACCCTGTATTTCAAATATAGATACGAGGCGGTCTCCAGCAATACCAGCGCCAGGAGGGCCAGGGCAGGGCCGAGCAGTATGGCGGCCCCCACTTTCAGGACGTTTTTTTTCCCGATGGCGCTGTCTCTCTTTTTATTGTGTACGATTGCTCATCGGCAGCGCGGCCTGCCAATGCAATGGCCGCCACGGAGCCGGCGGATATTGTCCGTTAGAAGAAATAGACAAAAGGTCCGACTCCTTTGGAGCCGCCGGATAGAAGGATCAGGGCCACAATCCCGATAAGCGACAGGATGAACGGGATCATTATGTAGTACTTGTACTGCCTGAAAAACTCTCTCATTTCCTGTTCTTTCCTGATCGCATGCAAGCCCTGTTATGGGTGGATTTTCTATCACGCGCCCGTTGGGGGAGTCAATCCAATTTGTCCGCCGTGGCCTAAAAGTCGAAGTAAAGGAACGGCCGCGCCTGTTCGTTTGGCGGCTGGGTGATGATGAGAGCCGTGAGGACGGCCACGTAAAATATGATTATTCCGTAAATGATGGCCGCGAACGAAAAACGTGTCTCCTTGAAACGCTCCGAAATTTTGCCCACGATCTCCTGCACGTTCGGGAAGAACCATGCGATGACGCAGGATACGGCAAGCAGCGCCCCGGTCATCAGGGTCAACTGGCCGCCAGGCTGGAAAACACCCTGTATGTCCGCCATGCCGGACACCATCATGCGCACTCCCGTCATGCTTTCCGACCGGAACACAGCCAGTGATATCACCACCGCCGTGAAAGTGAGAATTGTGGTGAAAGTCCTGCCAAGCGGTGTATTGAACCTGTTCTTGCCGAAGAAGGTGTGGAACAGGTTGTTGGTGGCCAGATAAATCCCCTGCAACACTCCATAAAGTATGCACTGCCAGTTGGCGGTGTGCCAGAAACCGATGAGGATCATCACTACAATGAAATTTATCTCAAGGTTCAGGTCCAGCTTTTTTCCCCCCGCAAGCGCCGGGACTTGAAGATACTTGCGGCAGAATTTCGAAAAAATCAGGGGGTAGAACACATACTCCTGGAAAAACTTCGACAACGTGATGTGCCACCTTCGCCAGAAGTCGATGATGCTGTCCGCCTTATACGGAGAATTGAAGTTCACCGGCAGCTTTATCCCGAACAGAAGGGAAAGCCCGATGGCCATGTCGGAATATCCGGAAAAATCGAAGTAAAGCTGCATGGAATAGGCGACAGACCCGGCCCATGCGTCCACAAAGCCTATCGCTCCGCCGTGTCCCGCTGCGGCGAACACGCTCGTTGGATATGGCGCAAGGCTGTCCGCGAACACGGTCTTCTTGAGCAGGCCCAGGAAGAATATCACCACCCCCTGCAGGAATTCCCTGCTGTCGGGCATCAGCTCGGCCCGGGCGAACTGGGGCATGACATCTTTGTGGTGGATGATGGGGCCGGCGATCAGATGCGGGAAATACGAGACGAACAGGACGCAATGGATGAAGTTATACTCCTTCGCGGTCCCCTTGTAAAAGTCCACCAGCATCGCTATCTGCGTGAAAGTGTAGAACGATATCCCCAGCGGCAGGATAAGGTTGTTTGCAATGAAGCTGGAGCCGAACACTTCGTTCACGTTCTGGACGAAGAAGTTCATGTATTTGTAATAGCACAGCAGGGAAAGGTTCCCCGCGATGCCGTAGTAAAGGAATCTTTTGGCCGCCCCCTTGTTCCCCTCCCTGTTGCGGGAGATATTGACCCCGGCAAGGTAGTTAAAGAAGATCGAGGCAACCAGCAACGGCAGGTATCTGGGGTTCCACCACGAATAGAAAAACAGAGAGGCGGCCGCAAGCCATGCCAGAGACAATTCCTT of the Nitrospinota bacterium genome contains:
- a CDS encoding SGNH/GDSL hydrolase family protein; protein product: MNKTFTASLVILISAGLCLGLMEVVCRVMYTIKMDYQVEMSKYAATVKRASENFNVGHEHRPNQKETLMGVEFRTNAHGFRGGDYPLEKSAGAYRVMLLGDSLTVGWGAKEEDLFATRLETSLKEYFKKNGIPQTPQVINTGVGNYNTDQQVSFFEWRGRAFKPDMVILNYFINDAEPTPRQKSPFIIKYSYLAMLLWGRVDTFRRMYISGERYDNYYANLYRDDADGWRGMKEAIGRLANLSKEEGGFRLVVALLPELHAVGPKYGFADIYGKVEKASRGVGVKEVVDLSPRFAGEKPESLWVSPDDAHPNGKAHRIIADGLFEYITEHGLLPAGDAGKQVAAGKK
- a CDS encoding MBOAT family protein — encoded protein: MLFHSYVFLLAFLPVTVIVYYLLGRRHKELSLAWLAAASLFFYSWWNPRYLPLLVASIFFNYLAGVNISRNREGNKGAAKRFLYYGIAGNLSLLCYYKYMNFFVQNVNEVFGSSFIANNLILPLGISFYTFTQIAMLVDFYKGTAKEYNFIHCVLFVSYFPHLIAGPIIHHKDVMPQFARAELMPDSREFLQGVVIFFLGLLKKTVFADSLAPYPTSVFAAAGHGGAIGFVDAWAGSVAYSMQLYFDFSGYSDMAIGLSLLFGIKLPVNFNSPYKADSIIDFWRRWHITLSKFFQEYVFYPLIFSKFCRKYLQVPALAGGKKLDLNLEINFIVVMILIGFWHTANWQCILYGVLQGIYLATNNLFHTFFGKNRFNTPLGRTFTTILTFTAVVISLAVFRSESMTGVRMMVSGMADIQGVFQPGGQLTLMTGALLAVSCVIAWFFPNVQEIVGKISERFKETRFSFAAIIYGIIIFYVAVLTALIITQPPNEQARPFLYFDF